One window of the Eschrichtius robustus isolate mEscRob2 chromosome 13, mEscRob2.pri, whole genome shotgun sequence genome contains the following:
- the MDM2 gene encoding E3 ubiquitin-protein ligase Mdm2 isoform X1 codes for MCNTNMSVSTDGAVSTSQIPASEQETLVRPKPLLLKLLKSVGAQKDTYTMKEVIFYLGQYIMTKRLYDEKQQHIVYCSNDLLGDLFGVPSFSVKEHRKIYTMIYRNLVVVNQQEPSDSGTSVSENRCHLEGGSVQKDLVQELQEEKPSSSDLVSRPSTSSRRRAVSETEENSDELPGERQRKRHKSDNISLSFDESLALCVIREICCERSSSSESTGTPSDPDLDAGVSEHSGDWLDQDSVSDQFSVEFEVESLDSEDYSLSEEGQELSDEDDEVYRVTVYQAGESDTDSFEEDPEISLADYWKCTSCSEMNPPLPPHCNRCWALRENWLPEDKGKDKGKMSEKAKLENSAQVEEGFDVPDCKKSTVNDSKESCVEENDDKITQASLSQESEDYSQPSTSNSIIYSSQEDVKEFEREETQDKEESVESSFPLNAIEPCVICQGRPKNGCIVHGKTGHLMACFTCAKKLKKRNKPCPVCRQPIQMIVLTYFP; via the exons ATGTGCAATACCAACATGTCTGTGTCTACTGATGGTGCTGTAAGCACCTCACAGATTCCAGCTTCGGAACAAGAGACCCTG GTTAGACCAAAGCCATTGCTTTTGAAGTTGTTGAAGTCTGTTGGTGCACAGAAGGACACCTATACTATGAAAGAG GTTATATTTTATCTTGGCCAGTATATTATGACTAAACGATTATATGATGAGAAACAACAGCATATTGTGTATTGTTCAAATGATCTTCTAGGGGATTTGTTTGGAGTGCCAAGCTTCTCTGTGAAAGAGCACAG GAAAATATATACAATGATTTATAGAAACTTGGTGGTAGTCAATCAGCAGG AACCATCAGATTCAGGCACATCTGTGAGTGAAAACAGGTGTCACCTTGAAGGTGGGAGTGTTCAAAAG GACCTTGTGCAAGAGCTACAGGAAGAGAAACCTTCATCTTCAGATTTGGTTTCTAGACCATCTACCTCATCTAGAAGGAGAGCAGTTAGTGAGACAG AAGAAAATTCAGATGAATTACCTGGTGAACGACAAAGAAAGCGCCACAAATCTGATAATATTTCCCTTTCCTTTGATGAAAGCCTTGCTCTGTGTGTAATAAGGGAGATATGTTGTGAAAGAAGCAGTAGCAGTGAATCGACAGGGACTCCATCAGATCCG GATCTTGATGCTGGTGTAAGTGAACATTCAGGTGATTGGTTGGATCAGGATTCAGTTTCAGATCAATTCAGTGTAGAATTTGAAGTTGAGTCTCTTGATTCAGAAGATTATAGCCTTAGTGAAGAAGGACAAGAACTCTCAGATGAAGATGATGAG gtaTATCGAGTTACTGTGTATCAGGCAGGGGAGAGTGATACAGATTCATTTGAAGAAGATCCTGAAATTTCCTTAGCT GACTATTGGAAGTGTACTTCATGCAGTGAAATGAATCCTCCCCTTCCACCTCATTGCAACAGATGTTGGGCCCTTCGTGAAAATTGGCTTCCTGAAGATAAAGGGAAAGATAAAGGGAAAATGTCTGAGAAAGCCAAACTAGAAAACTCAGCACAAGTAGAAGAGGGCTTTGATGTCCCTGACTGTAAGAAATCCACAGTGAATGATTCCAAAGAATCATGTGTTGAGGAAAATGATGATAAGATCACACAAGCCTCCCTATCCCAAGAAAGTGAGGACTATTCTCAGCCATCAACTTCTAATAGTATCATTTATAGTAGCCAAGAAGATGtcaaagagtttgagagggaAGAAACACAAGACAAAGAAGAAAGTGTGGAATCTAGTTTTCCTCTTAATGCCATTGAACCTTGTGTGATTTGCCAAGGTCGACCTAAAAATGGTTGCATCGTCCATGGCAAAACAGGACATCTTATGGCATGCTTTACATGTGCAAAGAAgctaaaaaaaaggaataagccCTGCCCCGTATGCAGACAACCAATTCAAATGATTGTGCTAACTTATTTCCCCTAG
- the MDM2 gene encoding E3 ubiquitin-protein ligase Mdm2 isoform X2 translates to MKEVIFYLGQYIMTKRLYDEKQQHIVYCSNDLLGDLFGVPSFSVKEHRKIYTMIYRNLVVVNQQEPSDSGTSVSENRCHLEGGSVQKDLVQELQEEKPSSSDLVSRPSTSSRRRAVSETEENSDELPGERQRKRHKSDNISLSFDESLALCVIREICCERSSSSESTGTPSDPDLDAGVSEHSGDWLDQDSVSDQFSVEFEVESLDSEDYSLSEEGQELSDEDDEVYRVTVYQAGESDTDSFEEDPEISLADYWKCTSCSEMNPPLPPHCNRCWALRENWLPEDKGKDKGKMSEKAKLENSAQVEEGFDVPDCKKSTVNDSKESCVEENDDKITQASLSQESEDYSQPSTSNSIIYSSQEDVKEFEREETQDKEESVESSFPLNAIEPCVICQGRPKNGCIVHGKTGHLMACFTCAKKLKKRNKPCPVCRQPIQMIVLTYFP, encoded by the exons ATGAAAGAG GTTATATTTTATCTTGGCCAGTATATTATGACTAAACGATTATATGATGAGAAACAACAGCATATTGTGTATTGTTCAAATGATCTTCTAGGGGATTTGTTTGGAGTGCCAAGCTTCTCTGTGAAAGAGCACAG GAAAATATATACAATGATTTATAGAAACTTGGTGGTAGTCAATCAGCAGG AACCATCAGATTCAGGCACATCTGTGAGTGAAAACAGGTGTCACCTTGAAGGTGGGAGTGTTCAAAAG GACCTTGTGCAAGAGCTACAGGAAGAGAAACCTTCATCTTCAGATTTGGTTTCTAGACCATCTACCTCATCTAGAAGGAGAGCAGTTAGTGAGACAG AAGAAAATTCAGATGAATTACCTGGTGAACGACAAAGAAAGCGCCACAAATCTGATAATATTTCCCTTTCCTTTGATGAAAGCCTTGCTCTGTGTGTAATAAGGGAGATATGTTGTGAAAGAAGCAGTAGCAGTGAATCGACAGGGACTCCATCAGATCCG GATCTTGATGCTGGTGTAAGTGAACATTCAGGTGATTGGTTGGATCAGGATTCAGTTTCAGATCAATTCAGTGTAGAATTTGAAGTTGAGTCTCTTGATTCAGAAGATTATAGCCTTAGTGAAGAAGGACAAGAACTCTCAGATGAAGATGATGAG gtaTATCGAGTTACTGTGTATCAGGCAGGGGAGAGTGATACAGATTCATTTGAAGAAGATCCTGAAATTTCCTTAGCT GACTATTGGAAGTGTACTTCATGCAGTGAAATGAATCCTCCCCTTCCACCTCATTGCAACAGATGTTGGGCCCTTCGTGAAAATTGGCTTCCTGAAGATAAAGGGAAAGATAAAGGGAAAATGTCTGAGAAAGCCAAACTAGAAAACTCAGCACAAGTAGAAGAGGGCTTTGATGTCCCTGACTGTAAGAAATCCACAGTGAATGATTCCAAAGAATCATGTGTTGAGGAAAATGATGATAAGATCACACAAGCCTCCCTATCCCAAGAAAGTGAGGACTATTCTCAGCCATCAACTTCTAATAGTATCATTTATAGTAGCCAAGAAGATGtcaaagagtttgagagggaAGAAACACAAGACAAAGAAGAAAGTGTGGAATCTAGTTTTCCTCTTAATGCCATTGAACCTTGTGTGATTTGCCAAGGTCGACCTAAAAATGGTTGCATCGTCCATGGCAAAACAGGACATCTTATGGCATGCTTTACATGTGCAAAGAAgctaaaaaaaaggaataagccCTGCCCCGTATGCAGACAACCAATTCAAATGATTGTGCTAACTTATTTCCCCTAG
- the MDM2 gene encoding E3 ubiquitin-protein ligase Mdm2 isoform X3: MTKRLYDEKQQHIVYCSNDLLGDLFGVPSFSVKEHRKIYTMIYRNLVVVNQQEPSDSGTSVSENRCHLEGGSVQKDLVQELQEEKPSSSDLVSRPSTSSRRRAVSETEENSDELPGERQRKRHKSDNISLSFDESLALCVIREICCERSSSSESTGTPSDPDLDAGVSEHSGDWLDQDSVSDQFSVEFEVESLDSEDYSLSEEGQELSDEDDEVYRVTVYQAGESDTDSFEEDPEISLADYWKCTSCSEMNPPLPPHCNRCWALRENWLPEDKGKDKGKMSEKAKLENSAQVEEGFDVPDCKKSTVNDSKESCVEENDDKITQASLSQESEDYSQPSTSNSIIYSSQEDVKEFEREETQDKEESVESSFPLNAIEPCVICQGRPKNGCIVHGKTGHLMACFTCAKKLKKRNKPCPVCRQPIQMIVLTYFP, from the exons ATGACTAAACGATTATATGATGAGAAACAACAGCATATTGTGTATTGTTCAAATGATCTTCTAGGGGATTTGTTTGGAGTGCCAAGCTTCTCTGTGAAAGAGCACAG GAAAATATATACAATGATTTATAGAAACTTGGTGGTAGTCAATCAGCAGG AACCATCAGATTCAGGCACATCTGTGAGTGAAAACAGGTGTCACCTTGAAGGTGGGAGTGTTCAAAAG GACCTTGTGCAAGAGCTACAGGAAGAGAAACCTTCATCTTCAGATTTGGTTTCTAGACCATCTACCTCATCTAGAAGGAGAGCAGTTAGTGAGACAG AAGAAAATTCAGATGAATTACCTGGTGAACGACAAAGAAAGCGCCACAAATCTGATAATATTTCCCTTTCCTTTGATGAAAGCCTTGCTCTGTGTGTAATAAGGGAGATATGTTGTGAAAGAAGCAGTAGCAGTGAATCGACAGGGACTCCATCAGATCCG GATCTTGATGCTGGTGTAAGTGAACATTCAGGTGATTGGTTGGATCAGGATTCAGTTTCAGATCAATTCAGTGTAGAATTTGAAGTTGAGTCTCTTGATTCAGAAGATTATAGCCTTAGTGAAGAAGGACAAGAACTCTCAGATGAAGATGATGAG gtaTATCGAGTTACTGTGTATCAGGCAGGGGAGAGTGATACAGATTCATTTGAAGAAGATCCTGAAATTTCCTTAGCT GACTATTGGAAGTGTACTTCATGCAGTGAAATGAATCCTCCCCTTCCACCTCATTGCAACAGATGTTGGGCCCTTCGTGAAAATTGGCTTCCTGAAGATAAAGGGAAAGATAAAGGGAAAATGTCTGAGAAAGCCAAACTAGAAAACTCAGCACAAGTAGAAGAGGGCTTTGATGTCCCTGACTGTAAGAAATCCACAGTGAATGATTCCAAAGAATCATGTGTTGAGGAAAATGATGATAAGATCACACAAGCCTCCCTATCCCAAGAAAGTGAGGACTATTCTCAGCCATCAACTTCTAATAGTATCATTTATAGTAGCCAAGAAGATGtcaaagagtttgagagggaAGAAACACAAGACAAAGAAGAAAGTGTGGAATCTAGTTTTCCTCTTAATGCCATTGAACCTTGTGTGATTTGCCAAGGTCGACCTAAAAATGGTTGCATCGTCCATGGCAAAACAGGACATCTTATGGCATGCTTTACATGTGCAAAGAAgctaaaaaaaaggaataagccCTGCCCCGTATGCAGACAACCAATTCAAATGATTGTGCTAACTTATTTCCCCTAG